The DNA window TCTGAAAGTAGTCTGCTGTTCAAACTATATCTAAGTCAAGCATCTTAAGAGATGTAAAGCTAAGAAACTATGCATTTTTTATACACATATTAGTGTACATATACACTTTACACAGTGATGTAGAAAGAAACACTTTTGGAATATTTGGTTTTGACTGACTATTAGTTTTTGATGCCCATTTTACATGACATTCAATAGTTTTTCCTCTCATTAAGGTAAGCTCTTCTCTAACATCCTGCTAGTTACAAGTGCACTGCCAAATTCTGCCAGCAGCAACCCACTAGGAAAAGACAAGCTCCATCTGACAGTCTGAAGAAAccatatttaaaaaacaaaagcaacccaCACCAGAATTAATACAGCATACGATACCGGTGAATCACAGACCTGTGTCAGCACAATATTAATACttactaaaattaaaaaaaaatgatatatcAAGAACATTTTACGATGCCATCAAGCAGGCATTCAATACTATACTACAGAGACAGACAAAATTTgttcagacaaaaaaataacacttgATAGCAGCTTTTGGCTGTTTCCCAAGTTAGAAACGGAtacaaacagaataaatgtCCACAGTCGCTCTCTATGCcaccattttcattttagtcCAAATGCCCAACCCTGGTACTGCACTTCAACCCCAAATACACAGTAACTGCTTCACCCCAACTTGGAAGGGTTCGTTTTACAGAAAATCAGTATGCAAAGTTGGCAGTTAATACAGCCTGTAGTGACAGCCACTGTAGCGTCCTTCTCAACAAGACCAAAAGAAATTCATGTTCTTCACTGCTCCAATCCCAGAGCACAACAGATATTTCCTAGGCTCTCCCTGAAACGCTCCTTCACAGCTGACTCAATAGTTTCCAGAGTTCTCAGGCAGTTCAACAAGTTAACAGTAATCAAGGATAAACCAGACTTCTGCTAAATCACTTCTGCCTCTACCTTGTGGGCATGCAGCTTTTGCTAAGCGTACATGTAAACAACAGGAATACCTCACTGCTGAACGTGAGCTGAGCAAAGTAAGCTAAGTCCCCCTCCATTATGACTAAGCCACCCTCCCAGTTGCCAACCCCCAAGTTATTCCAACCACCActtgctgcagaaggaaaagatgctCTTTAACCAAAGATATTTAAGCAGATGACTATAATGAAGACAGTACTCCCCATTTAAATTAACCAAAAAATTAACAACAAGCTGATGTTGGTTTTCATAAGGTAAATAAGACACAGGGCTTTAACTCAGTGTGCTGTCTAAAAACACCATCACACAGTCAGAACTTCAGAGGAGTTTTAAGAGTCTAACAGATCACAATTATAAACTTAAATATAAAGGCAAACAGTCAATACGTAAGtacatatttttattagaaaaaaaaatactggaaaaaatactgaattcagAGTATGAAATGAAGGTAAGGAAAAAAGTTGCTTAAGCAAAGAACAACcggtttggtttttttcccttttagaCTGTTACATGAGAACACCGAATTAACAAGATAAACAACGCTGGTTTTCAAAACGCACTGACAAGGAACTTCACTTCCCCCTGTTCTCCATTTTTCAAATACTTCTCCCTCAGCCCTATCCAAAGAAGAAGCTGACACCAACTACTTAAGCACTTCACTTTCCCCCAGCCCTTCTGTCAGCTTTGAGAAGcttctcccacctcctcctcctccccaacTCCATTTTACCTACTCCATTCACCAGCTATCACCTGCTTAATTACTCCGAACGCATCAGGACAAgcctacagaagaaaaatatacagaaggCAATGAAAAAAGACACGCAAAGAATCCAGGCCACTGACCTCCAGCTCAGGAAGCGCCTGAGCCTCAGCCTGCTCAGAGATCTGAGGAGGAAACAGATTCTTGTTTTCAATTGTTCTTCTCCAAACATCTGCTACTCTCAGAGGCACTGTTGGGCTGGCTGGACCTCAGGGACATTCACCACAGCTGTTCTCATCCCAGCTTAATCAAATTCAAGCAATGTTGATTCATAATAGCTAGTGTTTTCCTCCTGATTATCCCTCTTCCACTGTCCTCTATTTCCTCTCCTAACCCTTGCTTGAAATTGTGCTTATACTGAGCTACCTCAAAATACCTTTAAATACTGATGTCTGTATGCAAATACAGAGCTGTATGACCATGACCAAAGCAGAAATCGGAGGCTAGAAAGGAAGATATACGGACGCGTTTAAGCAAAATAtccacaggaaaaacaaagagaatccAATTAGTGTATCTTTTAGCCACCAagtgaatgggaaaaaaaaaaaaaaaaaaaaaaaaaaaaaaaaaaaaaaagtaagaaaaaaaaacaacttgagtTTTCTGACAAACGCTTCCAGAGATAAGTAAAACACAAAATGCTGCCAATCTCCTCTGTACAGATGTGACTCCTTCCTACAGCTCTTGTAGGCCACTTGTCAGAAAAAACTGACTCAGGACAACATAAGAATGTTTTAGAACGTGCTAACTGATTATACCAGCTCACACCGCCAATTCCAGACACCATGCCAACCTCTCACAAACTGCTCTCTGATCAGCAGCGCAGGAAATGAGCAGGAATTCTGTGTGACTACAGAACACCTCTGGACACTGAAGTTGAAATAAAGCTTAAGTAGCCACAACACCAACATCGACTTCTTGCCCGTATTAAACAATCAAGTCGGTGCAGATGAAGCACGAGGTGTCACTGAGACAGACCTCTAAAGCACCCTTTGAAAACTCCTCAACAACCACACACCCAAACGTTCTTGCTTTAACGATACCTCCATAAAAACGTGACTGAGAAAAATCTCCCTTTACAGCTAAATCCCTATGAACGCCCCGCAGACCAAAGACGAGCACTCCTCCCTATCGCCACCCTGGCCTGCCAGCCCCACGGACTCACGCTCTCCCCACCGAAGCGCCCACCTTGCCGGCCGGCCGGGCCGAGGTCCACGGACCGCACGGCCCCCGGCCCGGCCTCGCTCTGCAGCGCGCCCCTCGCGGCAAGGAGAACCTGGGGCTGAGCGACTCAGTCCGCCAGGGTCCAGGAACGGCACCGCCCGGCCCGACTCTCGGGGACGGACGTCGCGGCCGGGCGGCCGCCGCACCCCGCCTAGGCCCCGTCGCGCCCCACCCCCGGCCCCTCAGCGGCGGGGGCGCCCCGCCCGCGCCTCACCTTGGAAGCGTCGCCCGCCACGGAGAGGTGCGAGCATCGGCGTCCCCCGCGCCCCGCGCCGACCTCCGCCGAGCCGCCTCCCGCCCCGCTCCGGCCCGCCTCCCGCTGTCCCCGCCGGCCCCGGCAGCCGGGCCACGTCCCTGCCAGCGCCGCGCAGGCGCAGTCCGCGCGCAGCCGCCGCGAGGGGCTGCCCCGCGCCCCCGCAGCGCCAGGCCCGGCCCGCCGGGGCCTCTTTCTCGCGCCGCCGCGGGCTCGGGAGCGGCCGGCTTCCCACGCGTGACGGGCCGATAACGGGCCCTGCTACTGTCGGCAGCCGAGAGCCCAGCCCGACGGCCGGGGCGGCCGCACGGCTCCGGCTTCGCCGCCGTTCATTCGTTCGCTGCGAAGCCGGGTGCCGGCCGGGTCTGCCGAGCCTTCCCCGCAGCTCCGCGCCGCCCCATCACCGCGGCGTTGAAACGCAAGGCGGGCCGGCCCGCACCTCACCTCTTCCCGCCGCCGGCTCCCGCGTGCCGCACACCGCACCGTCACGCGCCGCGGCACCGGAGCCCAGCGCTGCCGCCCGTCTCTCGCGCCAGGCGGTGACACCCGGCACCGCTCCCTCTCAGTGCCTCCCGGTGCCGACGTACTGCCCGCCCAGCAGCCGGCACGGTGTCGCCCGCGCACCGGGTGCCCGCGGTAACGCTCTCGGCAACGCTGTGCGGCCGCGGGCCTCAGCCCTGCCCGAGCGGCGCTGCCGGTCCGGATCCCGCTGGGGTCCCGGGGCAGATCCGGCGCGAGGCCGCCTGCCGTCGTGCTCCCGCAAAGAGGCGCGAGCAGCTCCGGGCAGAAGCCTGTCAGGGTTCTTGTTTGATAGAACTGACCTGAAAGCTTAAAACACAGAACTGAAGGACGCCAACAGGAGACACGTACGATAGTCCATAGAACGCAGATATTAGGGGCGCAGTCTGAGGAGAAGCGGCAGAGTGCGGAGCAGCTTCCCACAGGCCTGACTGGTAGGTCACCTCAGCGAGGCCGCCAAAGCGGGGCCAGGCACGGAGCGGTCCTCCACGGCAACGGAGCTGGGAGGGCAAAACTGCAGGGCTCCGCACCCTGAGCTCACCGAGCAGAGCTCCACAAACAGCGCGAACTGAGAAACAGCACCAAGAAAACACACCCGTACGCTTCTTCTACCGTTAAAAGTTACCGGTAAAAATGATCACATCAAAAACCGGAGCTTTTACCTCAGAGAGCTCAGAGCCCTTCTGAACcgcagccacagctccagcgAGCATCGCGAGCGGCCGTGTGAGGCCTCGAATTTGTGAGGGCGGTGCGATCCCGTGCGCTGCCTTCCGCGGCTCGGCGCTGCGACTCGGCGGCCAGGCGAGGAGGAGCTCGGCGGGCGGCTTTGTGAGCGCTGGAAAGCAGGGAGAGCGCCGCGGTTCCAGAGCGGGAGGTACCTGGAGGTGGGAGTACGGGATCGTCACCCGATCTTGTCTGACTAAGGAGCGctttatgctttcttttgttcttttgagGTCGTTTATAGATGAACGACTTTTTAAAATAACGTTTAATATTCAAAATACGTTcgtttatttgtttctttaagcGAGGCTAACCAGAGGAACGTGTCACGGCCAAAGGTGTTGCTCTGCGTTCTCTCACAGCTCCAAGGATTAGCACAGGGCCCGCCtgtcccacacacacacacacaacccaaCACCAGTTCTACGCAGCTCTATTTCAGCAATAGCATTTGATGGGGTTTGGGTCGGCTTAACGTTAGTTTACTGATGGGACAACGACAACGttccttaagaaaagaaaagaaaaaaaaaaagtgaatgaagTCCTTAATATTTCTAGGGCTCAGACTGTTAATATCACAGCCGTTGTGTTTTAGCCTGTGCTAAGAAGCCCTTTGCTGCCACGCGCGCCGTGCCGACACCTGCTGAGGAATCCCGCAGGTCCCGGCGGGGCGGCGCTCCGCTGCTCTCGGCAGAagggcgggaggcggcggctcTTCCCGCGCACGTCCCGGCTGGCGCTGAAGGCGCGCTCCCGCCCTCGGGCCCCGCAGCGGCCGGACCCCGTCCCAGGCGGCGGCGCGGTGCGAGCGCTCCTCCGGGCCTGCAGGGGGCGAGCGCCGAGCTGAGGGGAAGGCCGTGCGGCGGCGCCCCGCCTCGCCGGGCAGGCTAGGAGCTGCGGCTGCGCAGTGGGAGCGGCCTTTTCCCCCCTGCAGTGGCTGCAGTCGTTGTGCGGAGCGGGCCCCGGCCTAGGCCTAGACCGGACAGTACCTGGCACGATGGTCAGTACCGGCCCGTACGGGACCCCCGCGCCGTAGGAGAGCTGTGTTCTCCGCTCCGCGCCCGCCGCGCGACTCTGCTCGCCCGGATGGAGCTCGATTGACCCGGGCCCGCCGCCGGCCGCTGCGGCTCCAGCGTGGCAATGGCTGCCCGCAGCACCGGAGCTGCGCCGCGGGGCGGATCGCGGCGGCTCCAGCGGAGCCCTGCGGGGTCCGGCACGGTCCGGCTCGTCCCCGCCGTCCCCCCGAtcccccgccgccccctcgCTGCTCCCTCCTGGGCCGCGGCCGGCGTAACGCTGGAGCGAGCCCGGGCCTCAGGCGCGTGGCGGCGAGAGGGAGCGGGAGCCGAGGACgggcggcagccggggctgggCCGCAGTGACACGGGCCGCGCCTGCGGCACCTGGCTGGGGAGCCGGCGGCTGACGGGCCGGCCTTGTCCTGCCGCGGGGTGCTGCTCTGAGACCTGCGGGTGTGGGGGCTGTTTGACTCGGGGCGGTGCTAGGACGGCTCCTCGTGTTTTTGGTGGGGGGAGTTATGGTGAAACAGCCGAGGAACCAGCTCTGTGGGAGTGACCGGCAGTGAGTAGTTGTGGCAGTTAGTCTGTGCGGacaaatgttttattaataGATACGATTTATCTTTCTTGAAAACATACGAAGTCATGGGCGGGGAAGTTTGTGTGAAGGATAAAAATCCTGCTGTTGTATCTTCCTTAAGATGGTTTTGATCTCATTGTATAAGAAAACCTGTCATTTTATTCCTGATCCACCACAATTTTATTAATAGCGATTCATTTAGTTTGGATGGCCTTGGCTTACGTGGTTCCATGTAAGTAAcatcttatttttgttattcaAGGGGTTTGTGAAAGTTGTCAAGAATAAGGCCTACTTCAAGAGATACCAAGTAAAATTCAGGAGAAGGAGAGGTATGGCTCCATTCCCCATATTGCTGAATTACATTATACTGACAAATACTGTTActttttttaacatgttttccACACTGtaactgttgtttttcagagggaaagacgGATTACTATGCTCGTAAGCGCTTGGTAATTCAGGATAAAAACAAGTACAACACCCCGAAGTATAGGATGATTGTACGTGTTACTAACAGAGACATCATTTGCCAGGTAATGTGATGCTTGCCACTTATTTGCCAGCCTcccagaaatgaacaaaaaaggGGCATTGATGAGGCGCTTGTTAATTGTTTTGATGCCCAGGTAGTTTTAATACTGCTCTTTGGTTTCTTGGAGAACAGTCTTTAAGGTTGGCACAATGTCAGTAATGAACCATAGTCACAGTGCAGAATAATTTGACTAATGTCAACATTCTAAAACAAGGTTGTGATTTGAGATTGTGCTCTTCTAATGATTCTGAAACATGTTGAAAGTTTTAGGGGAAAACTTTGTATCTTCTCTACTGTCTTTGAATTGCTTTGAAAAGAgagaatgttttgtttgcttgcagtCTGCTGTGTGACCTGTCAACTCTCTTATGTCCTGTAATACCTAAAGGTGCCCTCACTTTCAGGACTTCTTACTGTGGTATTATGTGGATCATGTGAAGCAGATAGGCCTTAAGATCATTTCACTGACATTAAAGGAGAGCGATAAATAAGAATAGTAGGCACTCTTTTGTGGTACACTGTTGTATGTTGCACCACATAATGCAGTTTCTCACTGTGGTTCATTTTCCTGGTTCATTTCCAGAACGTTCTATCATAATATGCATTGTTAAGCTTAAAGATAGAAcgtattcttctttctttcttcgTTAAATAGTTTTATGTATGGAGAATAGTAAAGAGAGCTGCTTTCAGTCAGCTCAGGCTAAACTATATGACCTTGATGAGCTTACTTTCTCTCTCAAATTCCAAACAGAAATCAGGGGTGGCAGGTACCTTCTGACCAGTTGTGCCTTTCCAGAGGTAGAAACTTTTAGAGGCAGAGGAGGTATGGAAGTCAAAGGGAGGTGGTTCTGATATTATCGCTGTCTCACATGAGACCCCCGAGATCACAAGGATCTTATATCTTAATGCAGTCATTTTGTAATGGACAGTGTCCTCACAAACACTctcatatttttgcatttttcagaggTGAATTGTATTTGTGTTATTTGAGAACTATGTGCAGAAAGTAGGACAGAATCCATCTACATGTGTAAAAATTCTTCaaagtgtttcttttgttgGCAGTTTCCTGGTCTCTTGTTTTATatgaagaagtaaataaaagtgGTTGCCATCATTTACTGTCTCAAAGCCAAATATGAATTTGAAAGCTTAGCTTCAGCACTTAAGGAGTGAGTTACACCATAATAaatttttgaaaaggaaaatgaaacagagctCCTTGAGCTCTCaagaaaagcagtttgctgGACATTCTGTATGAAGCTCCTATTGGTTTAAGTAGGTGTCAGAGAGAAGTGGTAAGCTGAGCCCACAATTACAGTGAGAGAACTAAtggttgttttgtgtgtttttttaaccGTTGTCAGATTGCCTATGCCAGGATTGAAGGCGACATGATTGTCTGTGCTGCTTATGCCCATGAGCTGCCAAAATATGGCGTGAAGGTTGGCCTGACCAATTATGCAGCAGCATACTGCACAGGTCTGCTGTTGGCACGCAGGGTAGGTATCTGTCACATTGTCTGGAAGTagttgctctgtttttcttaaaaaagagaaagctgccTCACTGCCTTAAGTGCTATTGGTAGTATAGATTGCAGAGTCTGTGGGCTCGTCTGAATGCTAACTTGTATTCTTTACCATATAGATTTGATGGCCTCTTGTGACTGTCAAATCACAAAGAGAAGTATGACAACATGCAGTTTCAACTCCAGCAGCCCACTTTTAAGTCTCTGCGCTTAAGTTTGGTGGAGGGAGGGAGTCAGGacaaaaatgtaagaaatgGACCTTCAGTGAGAATTTAAATACATGTGACCTGTATTCATCCATTTTCCTATGAGCTTGTGGATAGGTCTGAAGTTTGCTAGTGTACCTGTTGGAACAAGAGATGGAAATATAATGGGCATGTGGTTATTACAAGCGTTATTACTAGCATGGAATGCATAAGTTTTGTAAAGAAATTAGTTGAAAGTATGAAGATTCTGTTGcaacttctgtgttttaagtTGGTGATTCTTCATTTTGGCTTTAAATGGGCAGAATTTCTGaagtgttgcttttgtttttgcttttattttttccccacagcttCTGAATAAATTTGGTCTTGATAAGATCTATGAAGGCCAAGTTGAAGTGACTGGAGATGAATACAATGTGGAAAGTGTGGATGGAAAGCCTGGTGCTTTCACATGTTACCTTGATGCAGGTCTTGCCAGAACTACTACTGGAAACAAAGTGTTTGGTGCTCTGAAGGGCGCAGTGGATGGTGGTCTGTCCATCCCTCACAGGTGATCATCTCTCTGGAAAAACTCCTTTAGTTACCTGAGATAATTCAGTGTGCGACAGTCTACTTACAGTGTCATTTTTATGCTGGAATAGCTATTTTTATAGCCTGATAATGATTAATTCAGTGTAGGTTCTaggatttattttgttcagttgGGCTTTTTCTACCCAAAGTTGCAATTCTGGTAGTGCTGCACTGAATCTTGTGACTATTAAGAGATGCTGTTAAATTTTTAGAAAGTAAAGAACCAATTCACTGCTTTCAGTTGAAACCATCCAGTGACTGAATGCACTTCAGTAAATATTCGTTAGTTTTCACATTGTTTCAAGACTTCAGCAAGTTGTGTGTAGGTGTTCGTTTTGCTGTGTGTACATCTGAGGTCCAAAAGCAAGCACTGGTGTTTCCACACTTGTCAAGACAGTCGAGCAGTCCTCCCGCAGTTACTAATGTCCAAGTTTTGGTCATTCTTGTCAGGTAACGTGTGACCAAATCCCCATTTTGGGCATTAGCACTACGCTCGCCTGCTTCCTTCAGACAGCAAAATAGGGAGGAAACATCTGATCTCTGTTGTGGATTTTCGTATTTTCTCTTGCTGACCTGGAGTTGTGGTTTCttgtctgtgtttttgtttcgtctttttgtatgtttttattaattgttcatttgtttctaaCCTGGCTGCTATGTGATGATACCCCAATGACTGACCACTCCATAGTAGGTCCATGGTGTGTAAATGATGGACTGCATAGTTTCAAGACGGGACTGATGGCAGCCGAGATGAActttaaaatgtctgtttttccttttcctttacattaattttctttacatttccatCTTTAACTAGTGTCCTATTTCTCAGTTCTCTATAGCAGAATACGatctcagtcttttctttgtGGAACCTGCTTTTGAATCAGAGTGTTTGTGCAGTGTGTGTTACTCAGAATTTAACTGCTCTTTTGCAGTACCAAGCGTTTCCCTGGGTATGactctgaaagcaaagaattcAACGCAGAGGTTCACCGCAAGCATATTATGGGCCAGAATGTGGCAGATTATATGCGTTACCTGATGGAGGAGGATGAAGATGCTTATAAAAAACAGTTCTCCCAGTACATAAAGAACAATATAACACCCGATGGGGTAAGATTTATCTGTCTGGCTCTTGACTGTTAGTAGCAATGTAGATCTTCTTGTATAAGGTTTTCTCTAGTAATGCAATTAAGCTCAATGCGTAAAATAGTAATGTGATTATTCTGTATGTTCTCCAGacagataaaaatgttttttcccttACTGAGGGCTCTGTAACATATAGTAGGTTTATTGAACGTGAGGGTTTCTTTCCTGCTTATTTAGAACTACATCCTATAACAgaccatgtatttttttctgatacagAAATTAACGCTTAAGTTTCTGTGCTTGGCTGCCCACTTGTTCCTAATCCTGCACTGCACCTGTGGTTTCTGAGGATCTGCCTTCTGTCAGATCTATTTTACATCGTGTGACCTTATTGGGAGCTGTAGGCTCCAGGCAAATACAGCAAATCCCAACCTAGTTCTGTTGCAGAACTCACCGTCTTCTGAAATACATCTGGTGTTATACAGCTTACGTCAGTATGATGTAATATATCACAGAAAACACTAAAGGATTGGTAAAGTTACCATGGTgctttttaacttctttcaGATAACTTGTCTGCTGTTTGGTTTCTGTTATTAGCGGCTCTGAAGTTTGGAACATTCTTATGTTgattttttggggaaaaaaacaagtaacATTTTACTATAAATGCCAACTTTTTATCTATTACTAAACAAACTATTCAGAGAAGATTTTCCTATTAAGTGTCTAATTGTCTTAATTAGTTGTCAGCAGAGATACTGAAAttgaggagaaagaaggaggcAGAATAGGGTCCTCTGATAGCTTCTGCCATTGATCTGCGCAACTGGGCAGATCACCTCAGTTTTCCTGTTTACATGTTAAAGGAGAATTATTTCTACATATCGACCTGCTCCCCAGAGGTCTGTGTGTTATAGTACTGCATTAGCTGTCTGAAATGATTGCTTGGGTGTAACCTCTGCTAATGTATTGCTGTTGTTGCTAGCAGAGTGCTGCTGCTAGGGACCATGCATGGTCTTGTGTGATGAGTTTAATTTGTAGCTGCTTTCATACAACTTTTCTTACTAAGCAGTTTTGTAATGCTTACCGGGATAGAGTCCAACAAGTGGTAAGATTACATCTGATGAAAGGGTTCACGTAAAATAATTCTGGTTTAACTTAAGAACTGTGTTTTCAGAGCACTAAGCTGTGTAAGGAAAGTAAGTTATTCTATTTTACTCAAGGCAGAAGTAGAATAAGATTCTGCATTGCCTTTCAATTTAAGTGTAGGGAAACTAGACCATAGGAAGTAAGcttcagaggaaaaagcatttccactgcagGATGTTAGTCTGTACTTAAGAGACCTGAATGTAGTCTGTAGGTAACCCCTCTTACTCCACCAATTGTAAAATAAGGATAAAAGTAATTCCTTAGTTTTGTATCCAAGTTGTTATTtttgatatttaaatatttggatACTTCCAGTGATGGCCAGCAATTCTGGTAGGTTTTAACAGTGATTTGCATGAAGGAAACGTTATTAAAGGGAATCCCTGTAAGCTGTATTGTGATGATTGCTGATTCTAGTACCCTCTTTGTTAAGGATATCGTAGTATTTGATACAGTCTTACAATGCACCACAGCAGAACTGTAACAACTTTTGCCTTTTAAAGATGGAAGAAATGTATAAAAAAGCCCATGCTGCCATACGGGAGAATCCAGTCCATGAAAAGAAACCTAAGAGAGAGGTCAAGAAAAAGAGGTAAACATAAAATTTCTTCAACAAATAAGTTATGTTTAATTAACGATGGCACC is part of the Excalfactoria chinensis isolate bCotChi1 chromosome 8, bCotChi1.hap2, whole genome shotgun sequence genome and encodes:
- the RPL5 gene encoding large ribosomal subunit protein uL18 — its product is MGFVKVVKNKAYFKRYQVKFRRRREGKTDYYARKRLVIQDKNKYNTPKYRMIVRVTNRDIICQIAYARIEGDMIVCAAYAHELPKYGVKVGLTNYAAAYCTGLLLARRLLNKFGLDKIYEGQVEVTGDEYNVESVDGKPGAFTCYLDAGLARTTTGNKVFGALKGAVDGGLSIPHSTKRFPGYDSESKEFNAEVHRKHIMGQNVADYMRYLMEEDEDAYKKQFSQYIKNNITPDGMEEMYKKAHAAIRENPVHEKKPKREVKKKRVNSTKMSLAQRKDRVAQKKASFLRAQERAADS